Below is a genomic region from Streptomyces sp. NBC_00461.
AGGGGGAGGGCGCGTCCGGTCGGGCGGCGACTTCGGGGACCGGCGATGCTTCGGGGTCCGGCGATGCTGAGGCTCGGCCGCGGCGTGCCCGTTCGGCCACGGGAGGATCGGCGAGTCAGGCGGCGTCGACTCCGGCTGGGGGAGCCCCGGCTGCCCCGTCCGCATCGGATGGCCAGCCCTCTGCGGCAGAGGCACCGGCCGACCGGCAACCGGGGGCAGCCGGTGCGGGTACGGGTGCCCGTGCGACCTCGCCGCGACGCGCGCGCAGCGCGAGCGAAGGCTCGGCCTCGCAGACCGCACCCCCCTCCCCGACAAAGGGCGCGACAACCCCACCCGCTCACACCCCCCGCAGTTCTGACGCCCCGTGGCATCACGCCCGCCCGGCCTTCGACGAGCAGGAGCCGGGGCAGGAACAGGAGCCCGTGCAGGAGCAGGAGCTGCAGGCGCAGGTGCCGCAGCCGGGGCCGGAGCCGGAGCCAAGCCCTGGTACGAAGTCCGGCTCGGAGTCTGAGGCGGGCCCTGAGCCTGAGGCGGGCGTGGAGGCAGAGCAGGAACAGGAGCAGGCGCCGCAGCCGGACCCGGAGCCAGAGGCGAGCCAGGAGACGGAGCCTGTCGCGGAACCGGCGGGCGAAGCCGAGCCCACCCCGAAACCCCCTGCTGGTGCCAGGGCCGCCGATCGCGGTTCGGATGCGGCCGAAGGAAAATCCGACCCCTCTGAACCCATCTCAGAGCCGTCCGCCTCCGAGGAGACCCCCGCCGAGCAGGAGGCCGAATCCCCGGTCGCGAACCCCGAAGACCCCGCAGGAGGCCCGCAGTGACCGACGCTCTGGACGTCGTCCTGCGACTCCTGATCGTGTTCGTCGTCTTCCTCACCTTCCCTCTGATCGTCGGTCAGACCGAACACAAGGTCATGGCTCACATGCAGGGCCGCCTCGGCCCGATGTACGCCGGCGGCTTCCACGGCTGGGCCCAACTCGTAGCCGACGGCGTGAAGTTCGCGCAGAAGGAAGACATCGTCCCGGCGGGCGCGGACCGGCGCGTCTTCCAACTCGCCCCTGCCGTGGCCCTCCTGCCGTACCTCCTGGTCCTTCTGGCCATTCCCATCGGCCCGGGCGAGGGCGCGGTCGGCCAGGTCCTCGACGCGGGCATCTTCTTCGTGCTCGCGGTGATGGGGGTGGGGGTCCTCGGCTCGCTCATGGCCGGTTGGGCCTCCGCCAACAAGTTCTCCCTACTCGGTGGTCTCCGTACCGCCGCCCAGCTCCTCGCCTACGAACTCCCGATGCTCCTCGCCGCCGCCTCCGTCGCGATGGCGGCCGGCACGGTCTCCCTCCCCGGCATCCTGGACGCCTTCCACTGGTGGTGGCTGCCCTGGCAGATCGTCGGCGCGATCGTCTTCTTCGTCGCCGGCCTCGCCGAACTCCAGCGCCCGCCCTTCGACATGCCGGTCGCCGACTCGGAGATCATCTTCGGTGCGTACACCGAGTACACGGGCCTGCGCTTCGCTTTGTTCCTCCTCGCCGAATACGCCGGAATCATCGTCCTGTGCGGGCTGACCACCGTCCTCTTCCTGGGCGGCTGGCACGGCCCCTGGGGCGCCGACGGCCTCGGCTGGGTCTGGACCCTGCTGAAGACGGCCGTCCTCGCCTTCCTCGTGATCTGGCTCCGCGTCACCTATCCCCGCCTGCGCGAGGACCAGCTGCAGAAACTCTCGTGGACCCTCCTCGTCCCCCTCTCCCTCGCTCAGATCGCCCTCACCGGCATCGTCAAGGTGGTGATCTCCTGATGGCTGAGCCGCTGCCGTCCACCCGGTCCCGCATCCCCGGCTCCGGCCTGGCCAAGGGCCTGGCCGTCACCCTTCGCACGATGACGCGGAAGACGGTCACCGAGCAGTACCCGGACGTCCAGCCCGACCTGCCGCCCCGCACCCGGGGCGTCATCGGACTGTTCGAGGAGAACTGCACGGTCTGCATGCTGTGTGCCCGTGAGTGCCCGGACTGGTGCATCTACATCGACTCCCACAAGGAGACGGTCCCGGCGGCGACCCCCGGCGGCCGTGAACGCAGCCGCAACGTCCTCGACCGCTTCGCCATCGACTTCTCCCTGTGCATGTACTGCGGTATCTGCATCGAGGTCTGTCCTTTCGACGCCCTGTTCTGGTCCCCGGAGTTCGAGTACGCCGAGACCGACATCCACGAACTCACCCACGAGCGCGACAAGCTCCGCGAGTGGATGTGGACGGTCCCGGCTCCGCCCGCCCTCGACCCTGGCGCGGAGGAGCCGAAGGAGATCGCCGCCGCCCGCAAGACCGCTGAGAAGCTGGCGGCCGCGTCAGCCGCGTCGGCCGAGCCCGTCGAGCCGTCGCCCGAGCGGAACCAGCCGAACCAGCCGACCGAGCCACCGGCCGGTCCGACCGAACCCGAGGGAGGCGCGTCGTGACCCTCACCGCAGTCGCTGAGACGGCGGCGCACGCCATGGCCGCCCCCGCCACGGCCGCCAATGCGATGGCCGCCCACGCCACGGCCGCTCACGCGACGGCAGCCCACGCCACCGCGACCACGGCCGCCGCGGGCACCCACGGCTTCCTCTCACCGACCGGTGTCGAGGTTGCCTTCCTCCTCGTCGGCCTGGCCACCTTCGGCGCCGCCCTCGTCACCGTCACCACGCGGCAACTGGTGCACGCCGCACTGTGGCTGGTCGTCACGCTCGGCGGCCTCGCCGTCGAATACCTCCTGCTCACCGCCGAGTTCATCGCCTGGGTGCAGGTCCTCATCTACGTGGGTTCCGTCGTCGTCCTCCTTCTGTTCGGTCTGATGCTCACCAAGGCCCCCATCGGCCGCTCTCCGGACGCCGACTCCGGCAACCGCTGGGCCGCCCTCACCGTGGCCGTCGCCGCGGCTGCCGCCCTGGTCTGGGTCGTCATCGACGCCTTCCGCGCAACCTGGATCGACCTGGACGGCCCGGCCGCCGGCTCCACCGCCGTCACCGGAGCGAGCCTCTTCCAGAACTGGGTCCTTCCCTTCGAGGC
It encodes:
- a CDS encoding NuoI/complex I 23 kDa subunit family protein; its protein translation is MAEPLPSTRSRIPGSGLAKGLAVTLRTMTRKTVTEQYPDVQPDLPPRTRGVIGLFEENCTVCMLCARECPDWCIYIDSHKETVPAATPGGRERSRNVLDRFAIDFSLCMYCGICIEVCPFDALFWSPEFEYAETDIHELTHERDKLREWMWTVPAPPALDPGAEEPKEIAAARKTAEKLAAASAASAEPVEPSPERNQPNQPTEPPAGPTEPEGGAS
- a CDS encoding complex I subunit 1/NuoH family protein — encoded protein: MTDALDVVLRLLIVFVVFLTFPLIVGQTEHKVMAHMQGRLGPMYAGGFHGWAQLVADGVKFAQKEDIVPAGADRRVFQLAPAVALLPYLLVLLAIPIGPGEGAVGQVLDAGIFFVLAVMGVGVLGSLMAGWASANKFSLLGGLRTAAQLLAYELPMLLAAASVAMAAGTVSLPGILDAFHWWWLPWQIVGAIVFFVAGLAELQRPPFDMPVADSEIIFGAYTEYTGLRFALFLLAEYAGIIVLCGLTTVLFLGGWHGPWGADGLGWVWTLLKTAVLAFLVIWLRVTYPRLREDQLQKLSWTLLVPLSLAQIALTGIVKVVIS
- a CDS encoding NADH-quinone oxidoreductase subunit J family protein: MAAHATAAHATAAHATATTAAAGTHGFLSPTGVEVAFLLVGLATFGAALVTVTTRQLVHAALWLVVTLGGLAVEYLLLTAEFIAWVQVLIYVGSVVVLLLFGLMLTKAPIGRSPDADSGNRWAALTVAVAAAAALVWVVIDAFRATWIDLDGPAAGSTAVTGASLFQNWVLPFEALSVLLLAALVGAIVLSRKATAEMSSPPVNSRAATGSSPSVPDSRIHPVEGQDPAEQEGAR